From Camelina sativa cultivar DH55 chromosome 7, Cs, whole genome shotgun sequence, one genomic window encodes:
- the LOC104704094 gene encoding pentatricopeptide repeat-containing protein At1g64580-like isoform X1, translating to MPRLIPIASSSTVKGLLRRHYLLRRERGNNNPEKTTCPSISSRPFSGGASRHHHHHYRERLTSELLNSIKFDDALGLFCEMLQSRPLPNIVDFSRVLTAIAKMRKFDIVIYLSQKMELFGVSHDLYSFTILIHCLCRCSRLSLALALLGKMMKLGFHPSIVTLGSLLHGFCLRNRFHEAVSLVDSMAGLGFQPSVVIYNTVINGLCRNRDLNNAFEIFHGMEKKGIPPDAVTYNTLISGLCNSGRWSDAAKLLRDMLKRDIDPNVIFFSALIDAFVKEGDLLEAKNLYKEMIRRSVDPNICTYNTLINGFCIHGRLGDAKHMFDLMVSKGCSPDAVTYNTLINGFCRSKRVEDGMKLFCEMTHRGLVGDAFTYNTLIHGYCQAGKLHVAQKVFNRMVDCGVPPDIVTYNILLDCLCNNGKIEKALVMVEDLQKSEMDVDIITYNIIIQGMCRTGKVKEAWYLFRSLTLKGVKPDAIAYITMISALCRKGLRREADKLCTRMKEDGFMPSEHINNEALGDHYTRVSAELIKAVHE from the coding sequence ATGCCGAGATTAATTCCGATAGCGTCGTCGTCAACGGTGAAGGGGTTGCTTCGTCGGCATTATCTTCTTCGTCGGGAGAGAGGTAACAACAATCCCGAGAAGACGACTTGTCCCTCGATTAGTTCTCGACCTTTCTCCGGCGGTGCgagtcgtcatcatcatcatcactaccgAGAGAGACTGACAAGTGAGCTTCTTAACTCTATAAAGTTCGACGATGCGCTCGGTTTGTTCTGTGAGATGCTTCAGTCTCGTCCCCTTCCCAACATTGTTGATTTCAGTAGAGTTTTGACTGCCATAGCTAAGATGCGCAAGTTCGATATCGTCATCTACCTCTCTCAGAAGATGGAACTCTTTGGAGTTTCACACGATCTCTATAGCTTCACCATTTTGATTCATTGTCTCTGTAGATGCTCTCGCCTCTCTCTTGCTCTTGCTCTCCTCGGAAAGATGATGAAGCTTGGCTTTCACCCCAGCATTGTCACCCTTGGCTCTCTCCTCCATGGCTTCTGCCTCCGCAACAGATTCCACGAGGCTGTTTCTCTCGTTGACTCCATGGCCGGATTGGGATTCCAACCTAGTGTTGTCATCTACAACACTGTCATCAATGGTCTTTGCAGAAACAGAGATTTGAATAACGCCTTCGAGATATTCCACGGGATGGAGAAGAAAGGGATCCCACCTGATGCTGTCACTTACAACACTCTGATAAGTGGCCTTTGTAACTCTGGTAGATGGAGTGACGCTGCTAAGCTTCTCAGAGATATGCTGAAGAGGGATATAGATCCTAATGTTATCTTTTTCAGTGCGCTCATCGATGCGTTTGTGAAAGAGGGTGACCTTTTGGAGGCTAAAAACTTGTACAAGGAGATGATCAGGAGATCTGTAGATCCTAATATCTGCACTTACAATACACTCATCAATGGGTTTTGCATTCACGGTCGTCTAGGTGACGCCAAGCATATGTTTGATCTTATGGTAAGCAAGGGCTGTTCCCCGGATGCGGTGACCTATAATACTCTCATTAATGGGTTTTGTAGGTCTAAGAGGGTAGAAGATGGGATGAAACTCTTTTGTGAGATGACTCATCGAGGATTGGTTGGCGATGCATTCACTTACAACACTCTTATCCACGGTTATTGTCAAGCGGGCAAACTTCACGTTGCACAAAAGGTTTTCAATCGGATGGTTGATTGTGGCGTGCCTCCTGATATTGTCACCTACAACATTTTGTTAGATTGTCTATGTAATAACGGGAAGATAGAGAAAGCATTGGTGATGGTAGAGGATCTACAGAAGAGTGAAATGGATGTTGATATTATTACGTATAATATCATCATTCAAGGGATGTGCAGAACTGGTAAGGTGAAAGAGGCTTGGTATTTATTTCGTAGCCTCACACTCAAAGGAGTGAAGCCTGATGCTATAGCATACATTACAATGATATCAGCGTTGTGTAGGAAAGGCCTACGGCGTGAAGCAGACAAGCTCTGTACAAGAATGAAAGAAGATGGGTTTATGCCAAGTGAACACATAAATAATGAGGCACTTGGAGATCACTACACAAGAGTATCAGCTGAACTCATCAAAGCAGTTCATGAGTAA
- the LOC104704094 gene encoding pentatricopeptide repeat-containing protein At1g64580-like isoform X2 produces the protein MPRLIPIASSSTVKGLLRRHYLLRRERGNNNPEKTTCPSISSRPFSGGASRHHHHHYRERLTSELLNSIKFDDALGLFCEMLQSRPLPNIVDFSRVLTAIAKMRKFDIVIYLSQKMELFGVSHDLYSFTILIHCLCRCSRLSLALALLGKMMKLGFHPSIVTLGSLLHGFCLRNRFHEAVSLVDSMAGLGFQPSVVIYNTVINGLCRNRDLNNAFEIFHGMEKKGIPPDAVTYNTLISGLCNSGRWSDAAKLLRDMLKRDIDPNVIFFSALIDAFVKEGDLLEAKNLYKEMIRRSVDPNICTYNTLINGFCIHGRLGDAKHMFDLMVSKGCSPDAVTYNTLINGFCRSKRVEDGMKLFCEMTHRGLVGDAFTYNTLIHGYCQAGKLHVAQKVFNRMVDCGVPPDIVTYNILLDCLCNNGKIEKALVMVEDLQKSEMDVDIITYNIIIQGMCRTALCRKGLRREADKLCTRMKEDGFMPSEHINNEALGDHYTRVSAELIKAVHE, from the exons ATGCCGAGATTAATTCCGATAGCGTCGTCGTCAACGGTGAAGGGGTTGCTTCGTCGGCATTATCTTCTTCGTCGGGAGAGAGGTAACAACAATCCCGAGAAGACGACTTGTCCCTCGATTAGTTCTCGACCTTTCTCCGGCGGTGCgagtcgtcatcatcatcatcactaccgAGAGAGACTGACAAGTGAGCTTCTTAACTCTATAAAGTTCGACGATGCGCTCGGTTTGTTCTGTGAGATGCTTCAGTCTCGTCCCCTTCCCAACATTGTTGATTTCAGTAGAGTTTTGACTGCCATAGCTAAGATGCGCAAGTTCGATATCGTCATCTACCTCTCTCAGAAGATGGAACTCTTTGGAGTTTCACACGATCTCTATAGCTTCACCATTTTGATTCATTGTCTCTGTAGATGCTCTCGCCTCTCTCTTGCTCTTGCTCTCCTCGGAAAGATGATGAAGCTTGGCTTTCACCCCAGCATTGTCACCCTTGGCTCTCTCCTCCATGGCTTCTGCCTCCGCAACAGATTCCACGAGGCTGTTTCTCTCGTTGACTCCATGGCCGGATTGGGATTCCAACCTAGTGTTGTCATCTACAACACTGTCATCAATGGTCTTTGCAGAAACAGAGATTTGAATAACGCCTTCGAGATATTCCACGGGATGGAGAAGAAAGGGATCCCACCTGATGCTGTCACTTACAACACTCTGATAAGTGGCCTTTGTAACTCTGGTAGATGGAGTGACGCTGCTAAGCTTCTCAGAGATATGCTGAAGAGGGATATAGATCCTAATGTTATCTTTTTCAGTGCGCTCATCGATGCGTTTGTGAAAGAGGGTGACCTTTTGGAGGCTAAAAACTTGTACAAGGAGATGATCAGGAGATCTGTAGATCCTAATATCTGCACTTACAATACACTCATCAATGGGTTTTGCATTCACGGTCGTCTAGGTGACGCCAAGCATATGTTTGATCTTATGGTAAGCAAGGGCTGTTCCCCGGATGCGGTGACCTATAATACTCTCATTAATGGGTTTTGTAGGTCTAAGAGGGTAGAAGATGGGATGAAACTCTTTTGTGAGATGACTCATCGAGGATTGGTTGGCGATGCATTCACTTACAACACTCTTATCCACGGTTATTGTCAAGCGGGCAAACTTCACGTTGCACAAAAGGTTTTCAATCGGATGGTTGATTGTGGCGTGCCTCCTGATATTGTCACCTACAACATTTTGTTAGATTGTCTATGTAATAACGGGAAGATAGAGAAAGCATTGGTGATGGTAGAGGATCTACAGAAGAGTGAAATGGATGTTGATATTATTACGTATAATATCATCATTCAAGGGATGTGCAGAACTG CGTTGTGTAGGAAAGGCCTACGGCGTGAAGCAGACAAGCTCTGTACAAGAATGAAAGAAGATGGGTTTATGCCAAGTGAACACATAAATAATGAGGCACTTGGAGATCACTACACAAGAGTATCAGCTGAACTCATCAAAGCAGTTCATGAGTAA
- the LOC104704094 gene encoding pentatricopeptide repeat-containing protein At1g64580-like isoform X3 produces MPRLIPIASSSTVKGLLRRHYLLRRERGNNNPEKTTCPSISSRPFSGGASRHHHHHYRERLTSELLNSIKFDDALGLFCEMLQSRPLPNIVDFSRVLTAIAKMRKFDIVIYLSQKMELFGVSHDLYSFTILIHCLCRCSRLSLALALLGKMMKLGFHPSIVTLGSLLHGFCLRNRFHEAVSLVDSMAGLGFQPSVVIYNTVINGLCRNRDLNNAFEIFHGMEKKGIPPDAVTYNTLISGLCNSGRWSDAAKLLRDMLKRDIDPNVIFFSALIDAFVKEGDLLEAKNLYKEMIRRSVDPNICTYNTLINGFCIHGRLGDAKHMFDLMVSKGCSPDAVTYNTLINGFCRSKRVEDGMKLFCEMTHRGLVGDAFTYNTLIHGYCQAGKLHVAQKVFNRMVDCGVPPDIVTYNILLDCLCNNGKIEKALVMVEDLQKSEMDVDIITYNIIIQGMCRTGKAYGVKQTSSVQE; encoded by the exons ATGCCGAGATTAATTCCGATAGCGTCGTCGTCAACGGTGAAGGGGTTGCTTCGTCGGCATTATCTTCTTCGTCGGGAGAGAGGTAACAACAATCCCGAGAAGACGACTTGTCCCTCGATTAGTTCTCGACCTTTCTCCGGCGGTGCgagtcgtcatcatcatcatcactaccgAGAGAGACTGACAAGTGAGCTTCTTAACTCTATAAAGTTCGACGATGCGCTCGGTTTGTTCTGTGAGATGCTTCAGTCTCGTCCCCTTCCCAACATTGTTGATTTCAGTAGAGTTTTGACTGCCATAGCTAAGATGCGCAAGTTCGATATCGTCATCTACCTCTCTCAGAAGATGGAACTCTTTGGAGTTTCACACGATCTCTATAGCTTCACCATTTTGATTCATTGTCTCTGTAGATGCTCTCGCCTCTCTCTTGCTCTTGCTCTCCTCGGAAAGATGATGAAGCTTGGCTTTCACCCCAGCATTGTCACCCTTGGCTCTCTCCTCCATGGCTTCTGCCTCCGCAACAGATTCCACGAGGCTGTTTCTCTCGTTGACTCCATGGCCGGATTGGGATTCCAACCTAGTGTTGTCATCTACAACACTGTCATCAATGGTCTTTGCAGAAACAGAGATTTGAATAACGCCTTCGAGATATTCCACGGGATGGAGAAGAAAGGGATCCCACCTGATGCTGTCACTTACAACACTCTGATAAGTGGCCTTTGTAACTCTGGTAGATGGAGTGACGCTGCTAAGCTTCTCAGAGATATGCTGAAGAGGGATATAGATCCTAATGTTATCTTTTTCAGTGCGCTCATCGATGCGTTTGTGAAAGAGGGTGACCTTTTGGAGGCTAAAAACTTGTACAAGGAGATGATCAGGAGATCTGTAGATCCTAATATCTGCACTTACAATACACTCATCAATGGGTTTTGCATTCACGGTCGTCTAGGTGACGCCAAGCATATGTTTGATCTTATGGTAAGCAAGGGCTGTTCCCCGGATGCGGTGACCTATAATACTCTCATTAATGGGTTTTGTAGGTCTAAGAGGGTAGAAGATGGGATGAAACTCTTTTGTGAGATGACTCATCGAGGATTGGTTGGCGATGCATTCACTTACAACACTCTTATCCACGGTTATTGTCAAGCGGGCAAACTTCACGTTGCACAAAAGGTTTTCAATCGGATGGTTGATTGTGGCGTGCCTCCTGATATTGTCACCTACAACATTTTGTTAGATTGTCTATGTAATAACGGGAAGATAGAGAAAGCATTGGTGATGGTAGAGGATCTACAGAAGAGTGAAATGGATGTTGATATTATTACGTATAATATCATCATTCAAGGGATGTGCAGAACTG GAAAGGCCTACGGCGTGAAGCAGACAAGCTCTGTACAAGAATGA
- the LOC104704095 gene encoding pentatricopeptide repeat-containing protein At1g64583, mitochondrial-like, with translation MRRLIATATATATAIASSTAKKIAFPRGIGGGGSAAAARAFSCYREKLRAGLNHHSLRFEDALDLFFEMVQSQPLPSVVDFTRLLTAVSDMRRYGTVIYLSQQMELFGISHDLYSFTVLLHCLCRCSRLSLALSLLGKMMKLGFEPTIVTLGSLLHGFCLRNRFHDALSLLDSMAKSGYEPNAVIYNTLIDGLCKNGHLNNALEVFNMMEGVPGDLVTYNTLLTGLCSSGRWDEASRLLRDMMNKRINPDVVTFTSLIDAIAKAGNLPEAQELYKEMIQASVDPNAVTYNSLINGLCLQGHLYHAKKTFHLMLSKGCFPNLVTYNTLINGFCKYRSVDYAMKLFQRMSLEGLVGDTFTYNTLIQGYCQVGELRAALNVFSLMVSCRVTPDIITHCILLHGFCVNGEIENALAKFDDMRRGENCIGVVAYNIMIYGLCKADRVEKAWELFCELPFQGVKPDARTYTTMILGLCKNGPRREADELFRKMKEDGIICQLNGPLGGEERA, from the coding sequence ATGCGGAGATTGATTGCGACTGCGACTGCGACTGCGACTGCGATTGCCTCATCGACGGCGAAGAAGATAGCTTTCCCCAGAGgaataggaggaggaggatctgctgctgctgctcgaGCTTTTTCTTGTTACCGAGAGAAACTGAGAGCAGGGCTTAATCATCACTCCTTGAGGTTTGAAGATGCGCTTGATTTGTTCTTCGAGATGGTTCAGTCTCAACCCCTACCTTCCGTTGTTGATTTCACTAGACTGCTCACTGCTGTTTCCGATATGAGAAGATACGGCACCGTCATCTATCTCTCCCAGCAGATGGAGCTTTTTGGTATTTCTCACGATCTCTACAGCTTCACCGTTCTGTTGCATTGTCTCTGCCGATGCTCTCGGCTCTCTCTTGCTCTATCCCTTCTtgggaaaatgatgaaacttgggTTTGAGCCCACCATTGTCACACTTGGCTCTCTCCTCCACGGTTTCTGTCTCCGCAATCGATTCCACGATGCCCTTTCCCTCCTTGATTCCATGGCTAAATCGGGATACGAACCCAATGCTGTTATCTACAACACTCTCATTGATGGTCTCTGCAAGAACGGTCATCTCAATAACGCCTTGGAGGTTTTCAACATGATGGAAGGAGTCCCAGGGGATCTTGTTACCTACAACACTCTCTTAACCGGCCTTTGTTCTTCTGGTCGATGGGACGAAGCCTCTCGCCTGCTGAGAGATATGATGAACAAGAGAATAAACCCTGATGTTGTCACTTTCACTTCATTGATCGATGCAATTGCTAAAGCAGGCAACCTTCCTGAGGCTCAAGAGCTGTACAAGGAGATGATACAAGCCTCTGTCGATCCTAATGCTGTCACTTACAATTCACTCATCAATGGGCTCTGCCTGCAGGGTCACCTGTACCACGCCAAGAAAACATTCCATCTGATGCTAAGCAAGGGTTGCTTCCCAAACTTGGTGACCTATAACACTCTCATCAATGGTTTCTGCAAGTATAGGAGCGTAGATTACGCGATGAAACTCTTCCAAAGGATGTCTCTCGAAGGATTGGTTGGGGACACATTCACTTACAACACTCTTATCCAAGGGTATTGTCAGGTTGGTGAACTACGAGCTGCCCTAAACGTATTCAGCTTGATGGTGTCTTGTCGAGTGACTCCTGATATTATAACTCACTGCATTCTGTTACATGGTTTTTGTGTTAATGGGGAGATTGAAAACGCACTGGCCAAATTCGATGATATGAGAAGAGGTGAAAACTGTATTGGTGTTGTTGCGTATAACATTATGATTTACGGGTTGTGCAAGGCGGATAGAGTGGAAAAAGCTTGGGAATTATTTTGTGAGCTGCCTTTCCAAGGAGTGAAGCCTGATGCTAGAACATACACTACAATGATATTGGGACTGTGTAAAAATGGGCCAAGGCGTGAAGCGGATGAGCTgtttagaaaaatgaaagaggATGGGATCATATGCCAGTTGAATGGCCCTTTAGGAGGAGAGGAGAGAGCATGA
- the LOC109125521 gene encoding uncharacterized protein LOC109125521, with protein MRANFIYELWLMGSNNKDLQRQGKNNKLLTPSRSLKETRSRLYIIRRCLVMLLCWREPRE; from the exons ATGAGGGCCAATTTTATTTATGAGTTATG GTTGATGGGGTCAAACAACAAGGATTTGCAAAGGCAAGGGAAGAACAACAAGCTGCTGACTCCAAGCCGGTCCTTGAAGGAGACGAGATCGAGGTTATACATAATAAGGCGATGCCTGGTGATGCTGCTCTGTTGGAGAGAGCCTCGTGAGTaa
- the LOC104704096 gene encoding short-chain dehydrogenase TIC 32, chloroplastic-like gives MIETVKHLISSSGPSGFGSRSTADHVTANSDIGSVTAIITGATSGIGAETARVLAKCGARLVLPSRSIKTAEETKARILSEFPESEIIVMHLDLSSLASVRRFVADFESLQLPLNILINNAGKYAHKHAISEDGVEMTFATNYLGHFLLTKLLLKKMIETASLTGVQGRIVNVTSVIHSWFSGDMLHYLADISRSYRNYDATRAYALSKLANVLHTLELSRLLHKMDANVTANCVHPGIVRTRLTRDRDGFVSDLVFFLTSKLLKSVPQAAATTCYVATSPRLKNVCGKYFSDCNEARTSKSGSCNLKAQRLWTASELLISQASTPNVSQTF, from the exons atgatagagACGGTTAAACACCTGATCAGCTCCAGTGGCCCCAGCGGATTCGGATCAAGATCAACCGCCGATCATGTCACAGCTAATTCTGATATCGGATCTGTGACTGCCATCATCACTG GGGCGACGTCGGGGATAGGAGCGGAGACGGCGCGTGTTCTGGCAAAGTGTGGCGCTAGGCTAGTGCTTCCTTCTCGGAGTATCAAAACCGCCGAGGAAACGAAGGCTCGCATACTCTCGGAGTTTCCGGAGTCGGAGATCATCGTGATGCATCTCGATCTCAGCTCCCTCGCCTCTGTTCGTCGGTTCGTAGCCGACTTTGAATCTCTCCAACTCCCACTCAACATCCTCAT CAACAATGCCGGGAAATACGCGCATAAGCACGCCATCTCTGAGGACGGTGTGGAGATGACCTTCGCCACTAATTATCTCG GCCATTTTCTGCTGACGAAactgttgttgaagaagatgattgaaaCGGCGTCACTCACCGGCGTTCAAGGCCGTATCGTCAACGTCACGTCCGTCATCCATAGCTGGTTTTCCGGTGATATGTTGCATTATCTCGCCGATATTTCCCGGAGCTACAG GAATTACGACGCGACTCGAGCTTACGCTCTCTCCAAGCTAGCCAACGTTCTCCACACGCTTGAGCTATCCCGTCTTCTCCAT AAAATGGATGCTAATGTGACAGCCAATTGTGTCCATCCTGGTATCGTGAGAACCCGTCTCACAAGAGACCGAGATGGCTTCGTCTCTGATTTAGTGTTTTTCTTGACCTCCAAGCTTTTGAAGTCTGTTCCTCAGGCAGCAGCTACGACATGTTACGTGGCAACAAGTCCGAGATTGAAGAACGTGTGTGGCAAGTACTTCTCAGACTGCAACGAGGCTCGGACATCTAAATCCGGATCATGCAATCTTAAAGCTCAAAGACTCTGGACTGCTTCTGAGTTGTTGATTTCTCAAGCTTCCACTCCCAACGTTTCTCAAACCTTTTAA
- the LOC104704097 gene encoding methyltransferase-like protein 17, mitochondrial isoform X1, translating to MAANVPKVFTVETLRSAAKQSLRLLVVPVRLRRAIKKYLREEDDPHIRKKVRQLSESFQEIKDTNLQLPESTAKSLADCMNSVETKRWKIQTVYGDSGLQYRDGETAAYIASRMPAVFSVCYRVLIEIRRRIPDFRPTRVLDFGAGTGSGFWAVQEVWPKSVERVNIVEPSQSMQRAGRNLIQGLKDLPLIHGYTSLLALSKEINKQCKEINEKSQRKHDLVIASYVLGEIPSLKDRITVVRQLWDLTDDLLVLVEPGTPHGANIISQMRSHILWMEKRKLRKLENKMKKAGAEKAVLDLKSGAHIVAPCPHDGKCPLENTGKYCHFVQRLQRTSSQRSYKRTKGVPLRGFEDEKFSFVVFRRGQRPRELWPLDGMKLETLKERRSNKKPEDLEIDYEDFIKSQVVEVPYINPRAYDSDTMDEEEEQEDGEGTDEDVEDTTDTTEEGDQEEEESERACVGGGWGRIIFPPFRKGKQVTLDMCVPTKEDGSEGAFERRVITKSKNPDLHLQAKKSFWGDLWPLTTQQESGKEKQVDAEWCRPDQDQKWGAWP from the exons ATGGCAGCGAATGTCCCGAAAGTCTTCACTGTGGAAACCCTAAGGTCTGCAGCGAAGCAGTCTCTCCGCCTACTCGTCGTCCCCGTCCGTCTCCGGCGGGCAATCAAGAAATATCTCCGCGAGGAAGATGATCCGCACATTAGGAAGAAGGTTCGGCAGCTGTCGGAATCATTCCAAGAGATAAAGGACACGAATCTGCAGTTACCTGAAAGCACGGCGAAGAGTCTAGCTGATTGTATGAACTCGGTGGAGACGAAGCGGTGGAAGATACAGACCGTTTATGGAGATAGTGGTCTGCAGTACAGGGACGGTGAGACTGCTGCTTACATTGCTTCTCGTATGCCCGCTGTTTTCTCCGTCTGCTACAGAGTACTCATTGAG ATTCGTCGAAGAATACCGGATTTTAGGCCTACAAGAGTGCTGGATTTTGGTGCTGGCACTGGTTCAGGTTTCTG GGCGGTTCAAGAGGTTTGGCCAAAGTCTGTGGAGAGAGTAAACATAGTTGAACCATCTCAGTCAATGCAGCGTGCAGGACGTAACTTGATTCAGG GCCTCAAGGATTTGCCTCTCATCCATGGGTATACTAGCCTGCTAGCGCTTAGTAAAGAGATCAACAAACAGTGTAAAGAGATCAACGAAAAGTCCCAGAGGAAACATGATCTTGTCATTGCT TCCTATGTGTTAGGGGAGATACCATCTCTCAAAGACAGGATTACTGTGGTTCGCCAGCTCTGGGACCTTACAGATGATCTCTTG GTTTTGGTTGAACCAGGAACGCCACACGGTGCTAATATTATATCTCAGATGCGGTCACATATACTGTGGATGGAGAAGAGG AAACTACGTAAactggaaaataaaatgaagaaagCTGGAGCTGAGAAGGCAGTGCTCGATCTCAAATCTGGTGCGCATATTGTTGCTCCA TGCCCTCATGATGGAAAGTGCCCGCTTGAAAACACTGGAAAGTACTGCCATTTTGTTCAGCGGTTGCAGAGAACTTCATCTCAGCGTTCCTACAAG CGTACAAAAGGTGTTCCCCTACGCGGGTTCGAGGATGAGAAGTTTTCTTTTGTAGTTTTCAGGAGAGGGCAGCGCCCACG GGAGTTGTGGCCTCTTGATGGTATGAAGTTGGAGACATTAAAGGAGAGACGCTCAAATAAGAAACCTGAGGATCTAGAGATTGACTATG AGGACTTTATCAAATCACAGGTGGTTGAAGTGCCTTACATTAATCCAAGAGCATATGACTCTGATACCATggatgaggaggaagaacaagaagacggTGAAGGTACTGATGAGGATGTGGAAGACACAACTGACACAACTGAAGAGGGAGaccaagaggaagaggagagtgaGAGAGCGTGTGTGGGAGGCGGATGGGGAAGAATCATTTTCCCTCCATTCCGCAAAGGAAAACAAGTGACGTTGGATATGTGTGTGCCAACCAAAGAGGACGGTTCAGAGGGAGCATTTGAAAGGAGAGTGATAACAAAAAGCAAGAACCCGGACCTTCATTTGCAGGCCAAGAAATCCTTTTGGGGAGACTTATGGCCTCTCACGACTCAACAAGAAAGTGGGAAAGAGAAGCAAGTAGATGCTGAGTGGTGTCGCCCAGATCAAGACCAGAAATGGGGAGCCTGGCCTTAG
- the LOC104704097 gene encoding uncharacterized protein LOC104704097 isoform X2, translated as MEIVVCSTGTVRLLLTLLLVCPLFSPSATEYSLRFVEEYRILGLQECWILVLALVQVSEVWPKSVERVNIVEPSQSMQRAGRNLIQGLKDLPLIHGYTSLLALSKEINKQCKEINEKSQRKHDLVIASYVLGEIPSLKDRITVVRQLWDLTDDLLVLVEPGTPHGANIISQMRSHILWMEKRKLRKLENKMKKAGAEKAVLDLKSGAHIVAPCPHDGKCPLENTGKYCHFVQRLQRTSSQRSYKRTKGVPLRGFEDEKFSFVVFRRGQRPRELWPLDGMKLETLKERRSNKKPEDLEIDYEDFIKSQVVEVPYINPRAYDSDTMDEEEEQEDGEGTDEDVEDTTDTTEEGDQEEEESERACVGGGWGRIIFPPFRKGKQVTLDMCVPTKEDGSEGAFERRVITKSKNPDLHLQAKKSFWGDLWPLTTQQESGKEKQVDAEWCRPDQDQKWGAWP; from the exons ATGGAGATAGTGGTCTGCAGTACAGGGACGGTGAGACTGCTGCTTACATTGCTTCTCGTATGCCCGCTGTTTTCTCCGTCTGCTACAGAGTACTCATTGAG ATTCGTCGAAGAATACCGGATTTTAGGCCTACAAGAGTGCTGGATTTTGGTGCTGGCACTGGTTCAGGTTTCTG AGGTTTGGCCAAAGTCTGTGGAGAGAGTAAACATAGTTGAACCATCTCAGTCAATGCAGCGTGCAGGACGTAACTTGATTCAGG GCCTCAAGGATTTGCCTCTCATCCATGGGTATACTAGCCTGCTAGCGCTTAGTAAAGAGATCAACAAACAGTGTAAAGAGATCAACGAAAAGTCCCAGAGGAAACATGATCTTGTCATTGCT TCCTATGTGTTAGGGGAGATACCATCTCTCAAAGACAGGATTACTGTGGTTCGCCAGCTCTGGGACCTTACAGATGATCTCTTG GTTTTGGTTGAACCAGGAACGCCACACGGTGCTAATATTATATCTCAGATGCGGTCACATATACTGTGGATGGAGAAGAGG AAACTACGTAAactggaaaataaaatgaagaaagCTGGAGCTGAGAAGGCAGTGCTCGATCTCAAATCTGGTGCGCATATTGTTGCTCCA TGCCCTCATGATGGAAAGTGCCCGCTTGAAAACACTGGAAAGTACTGCCATTTTGTTCAGCGGTTGCAGAGAACTTCATCTCAGCGTTCCTACAAG CGTACAAAAGGTGTTCCCCTACGCGGGTTCGAGGATGAGAAGTTTTCTTTTGTAGTTTTCAGGAGAGGGCAGCGCCCACG GGAGTTGTGGCCTCTTGATGGTATGAAGTTGGAGACATTAAAGGAGAGACGCTCAAATAAGAAACCTGAGGATCTAGAGATTGACTATG AGGACTTTATCAAATCACAGGTGGTTGAAGTGCCTTACATTAATCCAAGAGCATATGACTCTGATACCATggatgaggaggaagaacaagaagacggTGAAGGTACTGATGAGGATGTGGAAGACACAACTGACACAACTGAAGAGGGAGaccaagaggaagaggagagtgaGAGAGCGTGTGTGGGAGGCGGATGGGGAAGAATCATTTTCCCTCCATTCCGCAAAGGAAAACAAGTGACGTTGGATATGTGTGTGCCAACCAAAGAGGACGGTTCAGAGGGAGCATTTGAAAGGAGAGTGATAACAAAAAGCAAGAACCCGGACCTTCATTTGCAGGCCAAGAAATCCTTTTGGGGAGACTTATGGCCTCTCACGACTCAACAAGAAAGTGGGAAAGAGAAGCAAGTAGATGCTGAGTGGTGTCGCCCAGATCAAGACCAGAAATGGGGAGCCTGGCCTTAG